The genomic stretch GAAGCTCCAATGTTTTAAAACATTCATTTTAAGCTCTGGAAAAACTAAAACACCTGGTATAACAGTTATACCTAAAAAGTGGAAAGCTATAAACACTATGCCTATAAAGGTTAATAAGCCTGCTAAACCTTTCTCGCTTAATAAAGCTTCAATCCATTCTCTAGCCTTCAAATAGTTTTTAATGCTTAACGCTAAAGCTAAAATTATTTGCGCTACTCCAAAGAATATAGCTATTTTAATAAGCCAAACAACATTACTAGGTGTTTTAACCCAGCCTGGGATAACCTAAACCTATCATAAGCTTCCCTAATTTAGCAAAATTTAAACCCATAACATTGCGTTTTAAAACAAAACCAAACAATAAACCTAAACCTAAAATAATTAAGCCTTGTCCAAAATCAGGAAACATAACACCAAACATTGTAATCCAAAGAATAGTGCCAATAATTGTTGGATCGCTTTCCTCATGGCTTGGGTAACCATATTGTTTAGTTAAAACTTCGTAAACCTTAAAAAGCTTAGGATTCTCCATAACAGTAGGTACATCTTCACCAGGTAGGGGGTCGTCATAAACATAAAAAACGCTACCACCAACCCTTTTATTAAAACCATCTAAATAAACGTTTAAACCATCAATTTTATTAACTGGAACCCAACCCTGTAAAACACTCATCAACCTACTCCTCAACAAATAACCCTCAGCTAAACAAACATCCAAACCATGCTTAACAACAGAAATTAAATATCCAACTTTTTCCTCGAACTCTTGTCTAAGAGGATTCCATTCTTCTTCAAGAAGCTTTAATTCTTCTTTAAGCTTTTTCGCTTCTTCATCAACCCATTTTATAGCTTCTTCCGCTTCATTCGGGATTCCTGAAGGAAGCTTAAATTCTTTAAATTCTACGCCAACTAAAAGTTTTTCAATCCAACCTTTTAACTCTATTAACCCAGTTATATATAGGAAGGTTTCTTCTGGTGAGATGGCGGCTTCTCTAAAGGTTATTTCCTTTCGAGGTTTAAGCCTTAACCTAAGTGATGGTAAAAGCTTAGTTTTAGCTACTCCAGCTTTCGCAAAAATATGTTTAAATTCACCTATACTTCCAGGGTTTATTTTTTGATTTTTTAAGATTTGAAGCATAGGTGTTGCTTCGTTAAGAGTTTTTAACTTCTCCTTAACTGATTTAATTTTTTCTTCTAATTTAATTGTTTTCTCTTCAAATTCTTTAATAGAATTTTTCAGTTTATCTATTGGAGTTCTAACTTTGCTAAAGTCTAAAGATTCAACTTTTCTTGGAGTTGCATTTAATTTAGCTTGAAGCGCATGAAGCTTTTCATATAAGCTTTCATATTCTTTAGCTTCCTCTGAAACTATTTCTTTAAATCCTATAAACTCGCTTTCATCAAGCTTCTTTAATTGAATAACTCCTAATCGACCTAAAACCTCTATAAGAGGGCGTTCATTATCTATTAAGGTTATGGCAGTGAATTTTTTTACAGGCACAATCATTCTTGCTTTACCCTCTTACGAATAATTTTAAAAATTATTAAATTTAAAGTTTGCTAAGTAATCGAGAGAAGATTGCGCCAAGCTCTTTACTGATTAAAGTTGGATAAATTCCTAAAATTAAGGAGAATGCTGCAAGAATTATTATTGGAGCTAGCATAGTTAAAGGGGCTTCGCTAGCGATTTTCTGGGTTGATTTACGCTCTCCAAAAAAGATTCTTCTAAAAGCTTTTAAGCCATAACCAGCTGTAAAGATAGAGGCTATTACAGCAAGCGCAGTTATTACAACTCTAGTTAAACCTTCAGATAAAGCATTTATTAAGCTAGAATGCATTGCACCTGCAAAAATGAATAATTCACTCCAAAAACCTAGAAGCGGTGGTGTTCCAGCTAAGCTTAAAAATGAAATTAAAGCAGCTGTAGCTGTATAAGGCATTTCTTCAGCTAACCCACCTAAATCACTTATTTTTCTAGTGTGAAATTGGTGAATAAAGATTCCTGAAATCATGAAGAGAACAGCTTTAGCAAAACCGTGGCTCATATAAAGCAATGCAGCTCCAGTTAAACCTAAAATAGAGGTTGAAGCTACGCCAAACAAGAGATAACCCATTTGGCTTATGCTAGAGTACGCAAGCAACCTCTTCACATCTTCTTGAACTAAAGCCATTGAGGCACCGTAGAACATTGTGATTAAAGCTAAAACTGATGTGATGATGATAAAATTATAATTAAATGCTACTATTGGAAAAGCTGTATAAATTATTCTAATAGCAGCATAACCGCCTATTCCAATCATTGCTGGAGAAAGCAAAGCGCTAATTGGTGTTGGAGCCTCAGCATGTGCGTCTGGAAGCCAAGTATGAAGGGGGAAAATAGCCATTTTAACTATAAGCCCCAATAAGATTAATGCTATAATGATTATTACTATTTGCATCATTTCTGGAGTTATTTTTGAAGCGATTTCAAAGATTTCAAAGGTTCCAAATTGAAAGCGTGCTATTAAAATTCCAGCTAGCAAAGATAAAGCTCCTGCTTCAGTAAACATAAAATATTTAAATGCTATAGCTTCTTTAGGTCCAGTTCCCCAGACTCCAATTAAAGCCCATGAAGGAATAAGCATCAATTCAAAGAATAGAAAGAAAGCTGCTAAATTAGTTGTAAGCACTGTACCAAGCATTCCAACGGTATAAAGCATGTATAAAGAATAGTAAACTTCAATGTTTTCAGCTTCAGCCATATATCCAATCGAGTATATAGCAATTAAAGCAGATAATAAAGCGATTGTGAAAGCTATTGGCCCACTTAAACCATCAGCAAGCAGCGTTAAACTCCCTATATATGGAGCCCAAGCATATGAAGCTTTAAGCCCATCTTTAATAAAACCTGTAAATAGATTTAAGGTTATATAGGCATAAATTCCAGTGCTATAAAGCAGAACTAAAAAAACAATCCATCCTACTCTTTGTTTATAAACTTTCCCTAAGGGAAGAATTATTGCTGAAAAAACAGCAGGTATAATAAGAGATTGAATAAGCAAATTAAGGGAATCATTCACTTCTTTTTCACCACACTATTGAAAGTAATTTTTAAGTAGGCAATTAATAGACAATAGGTAAATAACTTTTAGATATATATAGTTTACTCTTTACCCTCTTTTTTTAGCTTGATGAAAGCTTACCGTTAAGCTTAAAAGCAACTTATTTTAAAATTTACAGTTAAGCTTTAGAAAGGGAAATCTAAAAAAGAGCGTGATCCAAAATGAATCTGAAAAAAATTTTAACTTTGTTGGTAATAATATTTTATTTAACGGTTGGTTTA from Candidatus Bathyarchaeota archaeon encodes the following:
- a CDS encoding NADH-quinone oxidoreductase subunit M; protein product: MNDSLNLLIQSLIIPAVFSAIILPLGKVYKQRVGWIVFLVLLYSTGIYAYITLNLFTGFIKDGLKASYAWAPYIGSLTLLADGLSGPIAFTIALLSALIAIYSIGYMAEAENIEVYYSLYMLYTVGMLGTVLTTNLAAFFLFFELMLIPSWALIGVWGTGPKEAIAFKYFMFTEAGALSLLAGILIARFQFGTFEIFEIASKITPEMMQIVIIIIALILLGLIVKMAIFPLHTWLPDAHAEAPTPISALLSPAMIGIGGYAAIRIIYTAFPIVAFNYNFIIITSVLALITMFYGASMALVQEDVKRLLAYSSISQMGYLLFGVASTSILGLTGAALLYMSHGFAKAVLFMISGIFIHQFHTRKISDLGGLAEEMPYTATAALISFLSLAGTPPLLGFWSELFIFAGAMHSSLINALSEGLTRVVITALAVIASIFTAGYGLKAFRRIFFGERKSTQKIASEAPLTMLAPIIILAAFSLILGIYPTLISKELGAIFSRLLSKL